From Oncorhynchus tshawytscha isolate Ot180627B unplaced genomic scaffold, Otsh_v2.0 Un_contig_15293_pilon_pilon, whole genome shotgun sequence:
TCTCCTGCTCCTGCCTCAGAGGATGCCTATCTGACAGCGTGTACAGCTCATGCTCCGAATGACAAATAAGAGCCACTCTGTGCACActggtgtgtacgtgtgtgtgttccgtAACACAGGCCACTTGCTCAGTGGAAGCCCCGGTGGTGAGAGCCTTTTGCGTGCTGCAGGATCAGGGGAGAGTGGGTAAAATCTGTCTTGTGACAGCATTAAGAGGCTACAcagcacattctctctctcacacacacacacacaattacacaatCGTTGCATGTTGTTGGGGGCTGTTTTGCTGGTAAGCTTTTGGCTCGTAGCTTCAGTCAGGCGGTGTTCCTGAGCCACTGGTTGTTTGGGATTACCTGATTGGCCCTGTGTAGGCATGCTCTTTAGGATCATTAGTGGTTCAGGTtcctgtatgtacacacacacacacaccagattccTGTACAGCCCCCCGGCCTGCGGTGGAGGACTGCTCTCAGCAGCccagcaggagaggagagcttGCTCAGTGGTCTGCGACGTTGGCACCAGAACCAGGCAGGCGGCAGGCACCAGCCCCTGTGTGTGCAGATTAAATACCACAGTGGCCCTGGCCCTCTTGATTAGATGTCCTGCAGGTCCAAGCTGCTTGGGTTCTCCTCCCACTCTGTCTCGGTATGAAATGTCTCATGCCCCTCTGTTGGACCAGAGAGATTAGgcgggtgcacacacacacacacacacacacacacacacacacacacacacacacacacacacacacacacacacacacacacacacacacacaatacaacctGCATTGATGTGGGAGTGCTTGCTGAACCTTAACCACATTGCATCATGTAATTGAGGAATCTGTCATAACTTGTCCAACTTTATTTTCCCATTcagtgtatttttatttaagaaaTGGTCTTGGAAATGACTCCTGTACTGAACAACTCCCGAGACGGAGTTGTCTGCATTCCGTACGTTGTAGTCGAGATAGTCGTTAACACTGACTAGGTCATAAGTCCTATCTACATTTTAGTATATAGGCTACCATTACAATTAGTCGACTAGTTATTAGAGCTAGTAGTACATTTTATCATAAGACTTCATGAACGGGATTGTATAGTCCGTAAAGTTTCTGGTGTTCTCTCCTACAGGTGATCGTAGACACCCCCACCAGCCCAGTCACTAGTGGCCTACCTCTGTTCTTTGTCATCACTGTCACAGCCATCAAACAGGTAAGAAATGGCAGCACTGTCCCCTTTGACCTCCCCCAATAGATATAGAATTACTAGAACCGGCATCCCCATTCTGAGGGGCCTTTCACGTTCTAGTGACTCTATTTCTGTGGCTCTCCATGCGtctccaccacctctcttccATGTTAAACATTTGTTTTCCCTTTCTGTAAAAGTAAATCTTTGGGGTGTGAAGTATGGAATCGTTGTCTATGGTATTGTCATAGCCAAAGTAATGCTGGCTATGCgatggtgatttttttttttaaagagaaggGGAACGTTGTCTTGGAACATGACCAAACGGTACTATAGTCGCTAGTATAGAAACAAATGATCAGAGGAGTGTCTTTTCTGTTGAAGCGTGTCCAAGCTTTTAGATGTATTGTTTTAGGAATAGGCTTTTCTGGTGGCCTGCTGCTAGGGCTTTTGAAATGCACAATGGAGGGTGGACTTCCTTCCAAAAATATATATGGGACACACTGATAGCGGCTAGCGATGCTGCTGCTGCATTTAGCCAGGCTTTGAAGTGGGACACAAGGGGAGGCTCTGTAGACTGGGTTAGGTGAGCCCTGCAGTCAGTCCCTTATAAAAAGGACTTtgtagctccctctctctgtccatccaccTACcacccactctttcctcctcctgtTTCATCCCTGCATCATCccgagctcccgagtggcgcagcggtctaaggcactccatCTCAGTTCTCGGGGtgtaactacagaccctggtttgtttccaggctgtatcacaactggccgtgattggggagtcccatagggcggcgcacaattggcccagcgtcgttagggtttggccggggtaggccgtcattgtaaataagaatttgttcttaactgacttgataaaatccctccctccctctggcatctttcttcctctatccctcttaTCCCTGTTACCCTGACCTCTGACACTGACTATCTATTTGCCCTCTCTTCATGTCCCATTTCACTCTCGCttaccctcttccctccctctccaactactgctctctcttctccccatctttctttctccctccttacttctctctctctctctctctctcccaccctctctcctccctctcacctcccctcttctcccgcCATCGCTCTCAGGGCTATGAGGACTGGCTGCGGCACAAGGCAGATAATGAGGTGAATAAGTACCTGGTGACAGTGCTGGAGGACGGCCGGAGAGCATGCAAGGAGAGCGAGAAGATCAAGGTACCTTTTGGCAAGCTGCGCCTCGGTCAAGTTCCCCAGAAATAAATATCCCTTAGGGACATGGGGGTTGGGAGGGAGAGGTAATTGGCATCTTGGCATGTTCTTGTATGGCTCTATGGTATGGTAATCCCAAGTAGGTGATGCAGAATGGAGGAAGATGATACATTTCAGTCAAAACAttgaggacacctgctctttccatgacagagttGAATcccggtgaaagctatgatcccttattgaggtcacttgttaaatccacttcaatcagtctaGATGAAgtggagactggttaaagaaggctttttaagccttgagacatggattgtgtgtgtgccattcagtgggtgaatgggcaagatacagttgaagttggaagtttacgttcacttaggttggagtcattaaaactagtttttcagccactccacaaatttcttgttaacaggctatagttttggcaagttgtttaggacatctacttcgtgcatgacacaagttagttttccaacaattgtttacagacagattatttcacttacaattcactgtatcccaattccagtgggtcagaagtttacatacactaagttgactgtgccttttaaacagcttgaaatctgccaagacctcagataaaacattgtagacctccacaagtctggttcatccttgggagcaatttccaatctcctgaaggtaccacgttcatctgtacacacaatagtacgcaagtataaacaccatgggaccacgcagtcgtcataccgctcaggaaggtggcgcgttctgtctcctagagatgagcgtactttggtgcgttaagtgcaaatcaataccagaacaacagcaaaggaccttgtgaagatgctggaggaaacgggtacaaaagtatctatatccacagtaaaacgagtcctatatcgacataacctgaacagcccctcagaaaggaagaagccactgctccaaaaccgccattataaaagccagactacggtttgcaattgcacatggggacaaagatcgcactttttggagaaatgttctctggtctgatgaaacaaaaatataactgtttggccataatgatcattgttatgtttggaggaaaaaggggaatgtttgcaagcccaagaacaccatcccaaccttgaagcacggggtggcagcatcatgttgtgggggtgctttgctgcaggatggactggtgcacttcacaaaatagatggcatcatgaggctggaaaattatgtggatatattgaagcaacatgtcaagacatctgtcaggaaagcttggtcgcaatgaccccaagcatacttccaaagttgtgccaaaatggcttaaggacagcaaggTCTAAAGGTCTAATTCTATAGAAgatttgtgtgcagaactgaaaaacatgTGTGAGCAatgaggccgacaaacctgactcagtttcaccagctctgtcaggaggaatgggccaaaattcacccaacttattgtgggaagcttgtgggaggctacctgaaacgtttgacccaacaattcaaaggcaatgctaccaaatactaattgagtgtatgtaaacttctgacccactgggaatgtgatgaaagaaatttaaagctgaaataaataattctctctactattattctgacatttcacattcttaaaataaagtggtgaacctaactgaaccaagacagggaattttaaccAAGACCGGTGTATGTGAgcttccggcttcaactgtaaAAATGAAAGGGGGTACAacccaatattaggaaggtggtgttaatgttttgtacactgagtgtagcTTCACAAACCCCTAGACCAAATCAACCCCTAGACCTCCCTAGGCACTTTTGTAGATCTGAGAAGATATGACAGGTTTAAGCAACTTGGTTACAGCCCCAACATGCCCTCTGATAGGATGGTGGAAGTGTCACCATTTGTTTATACCAAACAAATCCACAAGGGCCTAGGGACTATGGGTGGAATTGGCATGGTCCTCTGTATGGACCTGATGTATTCTGTTCCTCTAGGTTGGGGATGTGGTGGAGGTGGTTGAGGATGAGACCTTTCCCTGTGACCTCATCCTGCTACAGTCCAGCCGGGAGGACGAGACCTGCTTTGTCACCACGGCCAGTCTGGACGGGGAGTCCAACCATAAGGTGGAGTGCTGCTACAGTAACGCTAGAATCACTGTGTCATTGAGACGTATCATCATGGCAGACGTGGGGGGCTTTGGCATCGCTTCCAATCTGCCatcactcccttcctctccatcaCCCTTCACTCAAATCCATCGAcggtgtgtgcctgctcgtgtgtgtgtgcctgctcgtgtgtgtgtgcctgctcgtgtgtgtgtgcctgctcgtgtgtgtgtgcctgctcgtgtgtgtgtgcctgctcgtgtgtgtgcctgctcgtgtgtgtgtgcctgctcgtgtgtgtgtgcctgctcgtgtgtgtgtgcctgctcgtgtgtgtgtgcctgctcgtgtgtgtgtgcctgctcgtgtgtgtgtgcctgctcgtgtgtgtgtgcctgctcgtgtgtgtgtgcctgctcgtgtgtgtgtgcctgctcgtgtgtgtgtgcctgctcgtgtgtgtgtgcctgctcgtgtgtgtgtgcctgctcgtgtgtgtgtgcctgctcgtgtgtgtgtgcctgctcgtgtgtgtgtgcctgctcgtgtgtgtgcctgctcgtgtgtgtgtgcctgctcgtgtgtgtgtgcctgctcgtgtgtgtgtgcctgctcgtgtgtgtgtgcctgctcgtgtgtgcgcgcctgctcgtgtgtgcgcgcctgctcgtgtgtgcgcgcctgctcgtgtgtgcgcgcctgctcgtgtgtgcgcgcctgctcgtgtgtgcgcgcctgctcgtgtgtgcgcgcctgctcgtgtgtgcgcgcctgcccgtgtgtgcgcgcctgcccgtgtgtgcgcgcctgctcgtgtgtgcgcgcctgcccgtgtgtgcgcgcctgctcgtgtgtgcgcgcctgctcgtgtgtgcgcgcctgctcgtgtgtgcgcgcctgctcgtgtgtgcgcgcctgctcgtgtgtgcgcgcctgctcgtgtgtgcgcgcctgctcgtgtgtgcgcgcctgctcgtgtgtgcgcgcctgctcgtgtgtgcgcgcctgctcgtgtgtgcgcgcctgctcgtgtgtgcgcgcctgctcgtgtgtgcgcgcctgctcgtgtgtgcgcgcctgctcgtgtgtgcgcgcctgctcgtgtgtgcgcgcctgctcgtgtgtgcgcgcctgctcgtgtgtgcgcgcctgctcgtgtgtgcgcgcctgctcgtgtgtgcgcgcctgctcgtgtgtgcgcgcctgctcgtgtgtgcgcgcctgctcgtgtgtgcgcgcctgctcgtgtgtgcgcgcctgctcgtgtgtgcgcgcctgctcgtgtgtgcgcgcctgctcgtgtgtgcgcgcctgctcgtgtgtgcgcgcctgctcgtgtgtgcgcgcctgctcgtgtgtgcgcgcctgctcgtgtgtgcgcgcctgctcgtgtgtgcgcgcctgctcgtgtgtgcgcgcctgctcgtgtgtgcgcgcctgctcgtgtgtgcgcgcctgctcgtgtgtgcgcgcctgctcgtgtgtgcgcgcctgctcgtgtgtgcgcgcctgctcgtgtgtgcgcgcctgctcgtgtgtgcgcgcctgctcgtgtgtgcgcgcctgctcgtgtgtgcgcgcctgctcgtgtgtgcgcgcctgctcgtgtgtgcgcgcctgctcgtgtgtgcgcgcctgctcgtgtgtgcgcgcctgctcgtgtgtgcgcgcctgctcgtgtgtgcgcgcctgctcgtgtgtgcgcgcctgctcgtgtgtgcgcgcctgctcgtgtgtgcgcgcctgctcgtgtgtgcgcgcctgctcgtgtgtgcgcgcctgctcgtgtgtgcgcgcctgctcgtgtgtgcgcgcctgctcgtgtgtgcgcgcctgctcgtgtgtgcgcgcctgctcgtgtgtgcgcgcctgctcgtgtgtgcgcgcctgctcgtgtgtgcgcgcctgctcgtgtgtgcgcgcctgctcgtgtgtgcgcgcctgctcgtgtgtgcgcgcctgctcgtgtgtgcgcgcgcctgctcgtgtgtgcgcgcctgctcgtgtgtgcgcgcctgctcgtgtgtgcgcgcctgctcgtgtgtgcgcgcctgctcgtgtgtgcgcgcctgctcgtgtgtgcgcgcctgctcgtgtgtgcgcgcctgctcgtgtgtgcgcgcctgctcgtgtgtgcgcgcctgctcgtgtgtgcgcgcctgctcgtgtgtgcgcgcctgctcgtgtgtgcgcgcctgctcgtgtgtgcgcgcctgctcgtgtgtgcgcgcctgctcgtgtgtgcgcgcctgctcgtgtgtgcgcgcctgctcgtgtgtgcgcgcctgctcgtgtgtgcgcgcctgctcgtgtgtgcgcgcctgctcgtgtgtgcgcgcctgctcgtgtgtgcgcgcgcctgctcgtgtgtgcgcgcctgctcgtgtgtgcgcgcctgctcgtgtgtgcgcctgctcgtgtgtgcgcgcctgctcgtgtgtgcgcgcctgctcgtgtgtgcgcgcctgctcgtgtgtgcgcgcctgctcgtgtgtgcgcgcctgctcgtgtgtgcgcgcctgctcgtgtgtgcgcgcctgctcgtgtgtgcgcgcctgctcgtgtgtgcgcgcctgctcgtgtgtgcgcgcctgctcgtgtgtgcgcgcctgctcgtgtgtgcgcgcctgctcgtgtgtgcgcgcctgctcgtgtgtgcgcgcctgctcgtgtgtgcgcgcctgctcgtgtgtgcgcgcctgctcgtgtgtgcgcgcctgctcgtgtgtgcgcgcctgctcgtgtgtgcgcgcctgctcgtgtgtgcgcgcctgctcgtgtgtgcgcgcctgctcgtgtgtgcgcgcctgctcgtgtgtgcgcgcctgctcgtgtgtgcgcgcctgctcgtgCGTGCGCGCCTGCTCGTGCGTGCGCGCCTGCTCGTGCGTGCGCGCCTGCTCGTGCGTGCGCGCCTGCTCGTGCGCGCGCGCCTGCTCGTGCGCgcgcgcctgctcgtgtgtgtgtgcgcctgctcgtgtgtgcgtgtctgcCATTATGGGGTGGTGTTTTTAGAGAGCTGCAGTGATGACCTGAAATATTTGGCACTCACTCTCTCCTGGATCTGTCTCAGACACACTACACAGTGCCAGACACGGAGAGGAACCTGGAGTCTCTCAGCGCCACCATCGAGTGCGAGCAGCCGCAGCCTGACCTCTACAAGTAGGCTATGAATCCTTGTTGCACGTCTCCCCCCGTCCATACAAAAAAAGCTACAACTGATCGTTGACCGATCGTTTGTGAATCTGCTCCCTGGACCGTAAAAGCACACTGGTTTTACTTTAGGGGTTTGCAGTTTAATCAACTGTCAATTAGGATGCCATTTTGATAGCTGCAGTGTCATTACGTTGAGTGTTGGCAGGCTATACGCTAGATCTATCTCTCTGACATATTGTTATGAAAGATGTTAGACTGTTAGTAAACCTGATTTGTGGATGAGACTGGCCAGGAATTGAAGGGAAAGTTCAGTTAGATTTGGCCCAAGCTGAGGAACAGACCCAGTTGTTTGCACAGCTGTATCCTATCCATAAACCTAGTGGTTTGGCGCCACCTATGGCCAAGGAGCTACCATTACAGGACAGTTGGGCGTTTGACATCAATGACGTTTCAGACGTCCTAAGGAGCTGAAGACGCCAGATGCTGCTCCTTTTCACAATCAATAAAACAGAGTGGTGGTGCCAGCGTGCATTCGGACAAACCACCAGTCATTAGCTCTTCATTGGTACAGTCCCTGCAAAGTCCTGGTGGTCAGCATATGGGGTTGTGATTAGTTTGACGTCTAACTAGTTCCTGTGCTTCCTGGTGGTATTAGTCATCACTGTGTTTTTAATATCAGAAAGTATTTTTCTAGCCCATTCCACAGTTAATTCAATTCAGGTCCACCGTGAGATGTACATcaaaggaggttggtggcaccttaattgggaggACGGGCTCCTGGTAATGACTGAGCGGAATAgggggaatggtatcaaatacatcaacatggtttccaggtgtttggtGCCATTTCATTcactctgttccagacattatgagccgcctcctctcagcagcctcctgtgatgtacATGTATGTTACTGCTATTGGGTGGGGCAGTGCACTcatgcgtgtctgtgtctgtagattTGTGGGGCGTATGCACATCTACAGGAACAACCAGGAACCTGCTGTGAGGTAAGTACTCACCACTCCCCCTATTGGTTCCTCTCAACCCTACCTCCACCCTCCTCAGTCTAAAAACCCAACTCAAAACAGTCTCTTAAGCACTCTGTCTTTTCCCTTTGCATTACCATCAAATCATTATTTCATTGATCCATAACGCCAAACGGGCATTAAAGTAAAGCCGAACCTGGCACAGACTCCGGGCAGTGCTTCGAAAGCGCTCTCGGAAGCATTTGTCACCGGGCCGGTTTGTAATGAtctttataaaaaatgttttgtgtcCTGTCCGTTAAGGCTAGTAGTCATTTTAGAGAGTGCTAGTGTGTCACTAAAAGAACGGAACGGTCTTGGTGTTTTTAGTTTTGTGACCGTATTTTCTCAATGTGTGGTGTTCTTTAGGTCTTTGGGTCCAGAGAATCTCCTCCTGAAAGGTGCTACCTTGAAGAACACTCAGAAGATATATGGTGAGTTACAGGACATTGTTTAATGCAATTAAGGGTTTGAATGACCCTCAGTGCTAGTGTCAGCGTGTGAGACTATCctgaccactctgtctctctctctgctgtctccctctctctctgctgtctccctctctctctgctgtctccctctctctctgctgtctccctctctctctgctgtctccctctctctctgccgtctccatctctctctctctgccgtctccatctctctctctgccgtctctctctctctctctctgccgtctctctctctctgccgtctctctctctctgccgtctctctctctctgccgtctctctctctctgccgtctccgtctctctctctctgctgtctccgtctctctctctctgctgtctccgtctctctctctctgccgtctctctctctctctgccgtctctctctctctctgccgtctctctctctctgctgtctctctctctgccgtctctctctctctctgccgtctctctctctctctgccgtctctctctctctgccgtctctctctctctctctgccgtctctctctctctctgccgtctctctctctctctctgccgtctctctctctctctgccgtctctctctctctctgccgtctctctctctctgccgtctctctctctctctgcctctctctctgccgtctctctctctgccgtctctctctctctctgccgtctctctctctctgccctctctctctctctgccgtctctctctctctgccgtctctctctctctgccgtctctctctctctgccgtctctctctctctgccgtctctctctctctgccgtctctctctctctgccgtctctctctctctgccgtctctctctctccgtctctctctctctcccgtctcgtctctctctctgccgtctcgtctctctctgccgtctccgtctctctctctgccgtctccgtctctctctctgccgtctctctctctgccgtctctctctgccgtctctctctctcttgccgtctctctctctcgtctctctctctcttgccgtctctctctctttccgtctctctctctcttcaagtccgtctctctctcttccgtctctctctctctgccgtctctcgcctctctctctcttccgtctctctctctcttccgtctctctctcttccgtctctctctctcttccgtctctctctctcttccgtctctctctctcttccgtctctctctctctgccgtctccgtctctctctctgccgtctccgtctctctctctcttccgtctctctctctctgccgtctctctctctctgccgtctctctctctctgccgtctctctctctctgccgtctcctctctctctctgccgtctctctctctctctctctcttccgtctctctctctcttccgtctctctctctcttccgtctctctctctcttccgtctctctctcttccgtctctctctctcttccgtctctctctctctgccgtctctcgtctctctctctctgccgtctctctctctctctctcttccgtctctctctctctgccgtctctctctctctgccgtctctctctctgccgtctctctctctgccgtctctctctctgccgtctctctctctctgccgtctctctctctctgccgtctctctctctctgccgtctctctctctctgccgtctctctctctctgccgtctctctctctctgccgtctctctctctctgccgtctctctctctctgccgtctctctctctctgccgtctctctctctgccgtctctctctctctgccgtctctctctctctgccgtctctctctctctgccctctctctctctctgccctctctctctctctgccctctctctctctctgccgtcttctctctctgccgtctctctctctctgccgtctctctctctctctctctctgccgtctctccgtctctctctctctctgccgtctctctctctctgccgtctctctctctgccgtctctctctcttcccgtctccctctctctctcccgtctctctctctgccgtctctctctctctctctgccgtctctctcttctctctctctctccgtctctctctctgccgtctccgtctctctctctgccgtctccgtctctctctcttccgtctctctctctgccgtctctcttgtctctctctctcttccgtctctctctctcttgccgtctctctctctctgccgtctctccgtctctctctctcttccgtctctctctctcttgccgtctctctctctcttccgtctctctctctcttccgtctctctctcttccgtctctctctctctgccgtctctctcttctctctctctgccgtctccctctctctccgtctccgtctctctctctgccgtctccgtctctctctctctgccgtctctctctctctgccgtctctctctctctgccgtctctctctctgccgtctcctctctctcccgtctccgtctctctctctcccgtctccgtctctctctctgccgtctccgtctctctccctctccgtctctctctctgccgtctccgtctctctctctgccgtctccgtctctctctctctcttccgtctctctctctcttccgtctctctctcttccgtctctctctctctgccgtctctctctggccgtctctctctgcctctccgtctctctctctgccgtctcctctctctctctctgccgtctcctctcttctctctctcgtctcctctctctctctctgccgtctctctctctctgccgtctctctctctctgccgtctctctctctctgccgtctctctctctctgccgtctctctctctctgccgtctctcgtctctctctctctgccgtctctctctctctcccgtctctctctctctctgccgtctcctctctctctctcttccgtctctctctctctgccgtctctctctctctgccgtctccctctctctcccgtctccgtctctctctctgccgtctccgtctctctctctctccgtctctctctctgccgtctccgtctctctctctgccgtctccgtctctctctctcttccgtctctctctctcttccgtctctctctctcttccgtctctctctctcttgcctctctctctctcttccgtctctctctctctgccgtctcctctctctctctctctgccgtctctcgtctctctctctcttgccgtctccgtctctctctctctgccgtctctctctctctgtcctctctctctctctgccgtctctctctctctgccgtctctctctctctgccgtctctctctctctgccgtctctcgtcgtctctctctctgccgtctctctctctcccgtctctctctctctctgccgtctccgtctctctctcttccgtctctctctctctgccgtctctctctctgccgtctctctctctctgccgtctctctctctctccctctccgtctctctctctgccgtctccgtctctctcccgtctccgtctctctctctgccgtctccgtctctctctctgccgtctccgtctctctctctcttccgtctctctctc
This genomic window contains:
- the LOC121842434 gene encoding phospholipid-transporting ATPase 11C-like produces the protein MTPVLNNSRDGVVCIPFWCSLLQVIVDTPTSPVTSGLPLFFVITVTAIKQGYEDWLRHKADNEVNKYLVTVLEDGRRACKESEKIKVGDVVEVVEDETFPCDLILLQSSREDETCFVTTASLDGESNHKTHYTVPDTERNLESLSATIECEQPQPDLYKFVGRMHIYRNNQEPAVRSLGPENLLLKGATLKNTQKIYGELQDIV